In bacterium, a single window of DNA contains:
- a CDS encoding polysaccharide biosynthesis protein, whose protein sequence is MKTFDGKRLVIIGGTGSLGKVLVKRLLGGEMGEPDKIIVFSRDEAKQHFMRMEYQNTIAATDELIYRNFQRKLEFQIGDVRDLNSVAAVLRDADVVFNAAALKQVPTCEYFPYEAVQTNILGAENIVRAVRENNLQVEVVVGISTDKACKPVNVMGMTKAIQERVLIQANMRCPQTRFVCVRYGNVLASRGSVIPLFHQQILQGGPVSITTPEMTRFLLSLDDAVDTVFAAISGANPGETYVPRAPSALITNVAKALIADRPVEITITGIRPGEKIHEIMVSDEEAYRTVSRDKWYAICPMLPEVMVDGCAQCCLEKEYSSADRVMTLDETAVLLKTRRLMLEDCRVEFGEILR, encoded by the coding sequence ATGAAAACATTCGACGGCAAACGACTCGTGATTATCGGTGGGACTGGTTCATTGGGCAAGGTGCTGGTCAAAAGGCTCCTCGGCGGCGAGATGGGCGAGCCCGATAAGATCATCGTCTTTTCACGCGATGAGGCAAAGCAGCACTTCATGCGCATGGAATATCAGAACACGATCGCCGCGACCGATGAGTTGATATATCGCAACTTCCAGCGCAAACTCGAGTTCCAGATTGGTGATGTCCGAGATCTGAACTCCGTCGCCGCAGTGCTCAGAGATGCCGATGTCGTATTCAATGCTGCGGCACTCAAGCAGGTGCCGACCTGCGAGTACTTTCCGTATGAGGCAGTTCAGACAAACATATTGGGCGCGGAGAACATTGTTCGTGCTGTTCGTGAAAACAATTTGCAAGTCGAGGTCGTCGTCGGGATATCGACCGACAAGGCCTGCAAGCCGGTTAACGTAATGGGCATGACCAAGGCCATTCAGGAAAGGGTGCTCATCCAGGCTAATATGCGTTGTCCGCAGACACGGTTCGTCTGCGTCCGTTATGGTAATGTGCTCGCATCCAGAGGATCGGTCATTCCGCTTTTTCACCAGCAAATACTCCAAGGAGGTCCGGTGAGCATTACCACTCCTGAGATGACGCGATTTTTGCTCAGCTTGGATGATGCGGTGGATACGGTCTTTGCCGCGATCAGCGGTGCAAATCCGGGCGAAACGTATGTGCCGCGTGCTCCATCTGCGTTGATAACCAATGTCGCAAAGGCTCTCATAGCAGACAGACCCGTAGAGATAACAATTACGGGTATCAGACCAGGTGAGAAAATCCACGAGATAATGGTCAGTGACGAAGAGGCGTATCGCACCGTAAGTCGAGACAAGTGGTATGCCATTTGTCCCATGCTTCCTGAAGTTATGGTAGATGGCTGCGCGCAGTGCTGTTTGGAAAAGGAATACAGCTCGGCGGACCGTGTGATGACTCTCGATGAGACAGCCGTTCTTCTTAAGACTCGGCGGCTGATGCTGGAAGACTGCCGGGTAGAGTTTGGAGAGATATTGCGTTGA
- the wecB gene encoding UDP-N-acetylglucosamine 2-epimerase (non-hydrolyzing), which produces MRVMTILGTRPEVIRLSLIIKLLDKCSDHVLVHTGQNYDDRLSGIFFRELGLRNPDVSLGIKGTGFADQVGQIIVQSEKAFREYHPDRLLILGDTNSGLASLVARRLGMPVYHMEAGNRCYDDRVPEEVNRRVIDHSSSVLMPYTHRSRENLLKEGISGEQIYVIGNPINEVIDHYEKEIASSTVMNDYGLTEGKFFLVTMHRAENVDIYQRLKALVEAMALLRKTYKYPVVCSFHPHTRDKVESFGIDIGHSGLRFVEPLGFFDFIQMEKAAFCIISDSGTVQEEACILRIPNVTIRDVTERPETVECGSNMLAGVDPEQILSSVSLVTGGGCAWRIPAEYKVDNVSETVCRIMLSKRIGDLAEVGWRISV; this is translated from the coding sequence TTGAGAGTGATGACTATATTGGGTACAAGGCCGGAGGTCATTCGCCTAAGTCTGATCATCAAGCTGCTTGATAAATGTTCGGACCACGTTCTTGTGCATACAGGCCAGAATTATGATGACAGGCTCAGCGGTATTTTCTTTCGCGAGTTGGGTCTGCGCAATCCAGATGTCAGTCTAGGGATCAAGGGCACAGGTTTTGCGGATCAAGTGGGTCAAATCATCGTGCAGAGCGAGAAGGCATTTCGCGAATATCATCCTGATCGCCTGTTGATTCTGGGAGACACAAACAGCGGGCTTGCATCCCTGGTCGCAAGGCGTTTGGGCATGCCTGTGTATCACATGGAAGCCGGGAATCGATGTTATGACGACCGTGTCCCCGAAGAGGTCAACAGACGTGTGATCGACCATTCGAGCAGTGTTCTGATGCCTTACACTCATCGAAGCCGTGAGAATCTGCTCAAAGAAGGCATATCCGGCGAACAAATTTACGTCATAGGCAACCCTATCAATGAAGTCATAGATCACTACGAAAAAGAGATCGCGTCGAGCACGGTGATGAACGATTACGGTCTCACTGAAGGCAAGTTTTTCCTGGTGACCATGCATCGTGCGGAGAACGTCGATATTTATCAGAGGCTCAAAGCCCTGGTGGAGGCCATGGCGCTTTTACGTAAAACTTATAAATATCCGGTCGTCTGCTCATTTCATCCGCACACCAGAGACAAAGTGGAGTCTTTCGGAATCGATATAGGGCACAGTGGCCTAAGGTTTGTCGAGCCATTGGGGTTCTTTGATTTCATCCAGATGGAAAAGGCTGCATTCTGCATAATATCCGACAGCGGTACCGTGCAGGAAGAGGCCTGCATATTAAGAATCCCCAATGTTACAATCCGCGATGTGACCGAACGTCCCGAGACCGTTGAGTGCGGGTCCAACATGCTGGCAGGCGTCGACCCGGAGCAAATCCTCAGCAGTGTCTCTCTTGTGACTGGCGGCGGATGCGCATGGAGAATACCTGCCGAATACAAAGTCGATAACGTATCAGAGACTGTCTGCCGAATCATGCTCAGCAAGAGGATAGGGGATCTCGCTGAAGTCGGCTGGAGGATATCTGTCTGA
- a CDS encoding glycosyltransferase family 2 protein, giving the protein MSAKPGISVLMGVHNSIHHLAEAIDSILGQQYDDFEFIIIDDGSTDGSADVIDKYGKVDNRIRIFHQENKGLAVTLNRGLEAAAGKYIARMDGDDISMPQRLKTQLDFMEAHPDVGICGTACRLFGYTNSISWTPITSEEIKSKLIFWPSIVHPSVMMRRDLIEREGLYYDPDFKQAEDYELWSRFSRCCEMANIPEILLHYRTYPTQATFAFQGDVERWSGFVHKRLLRDMGIDPTDDEMELHLALHRSCFKTSRSYLEQIEQWLCKLVGANRHSSLRESNTFELMIFERWCAACALEWKLGLWAWRKLKKSSLYSAAYATSTLKLAWQLARIPLARALQSSALGRCIKRVVRSL; this is encoded by the coding sequence ATGAGCGCCAAGCCTGGTATTTCAGTGTTGATGGGTGTGCATAACTCGATTCATCATCTTGCGGAAGCCATAGACAGTATACTCGGGCAGCAGTATGACGATTTCGAGTTCATTATCATCGACGACGGTTCGACTGACGGCTCGGCAGATGTTATCGACAAATACGGCAAAGTCGACAACAGAATTCGCATCTTCCATCAGGAAAATAAAGGGCTAGCGGTGACGCTCAACAGAGGGCTGGAAGCCGCGGCGGGTAAATACATCGCCCGCATGGATGGTGACGACATCAGCATGCCGCAGCGATTGAAAACGCAGTTAGACTTTATGGAGGCTCATCCTGATGTCGGGATATGCGGAACGGCATGCAGGCTTTTCGGATATACGAACAGCATAAGCTGGACACCGATTACATCCGAAGAGATCAAGAGCAAACTAATTTTTTGGCCATCCATAGTGCACCCGTCGGTCATGATGCGGCGTGACCTGATAGAGCGTGAGGGTCTTTACTACGATCCAGACTTTAAACAGGCTGAGGACTATGAGCTGTGGTCAAGATTTTCCCGGTGCTGTGAGATGGCCAACATTCCCGAAATCCTACTGCATTATAGGACATATCCAACACAAGCGACCTTTGCTTTTCAAGGCGATGTGGAGCGCTGGTCAGGTTTTGTGCACAAACGGCTTCTTCGAGATATGGGCATTGATCCGACTGATGATGAGATGGAGCTTCACCTTGCTCTTCACAGATCATGTTTCAAGACATCGCGCAGCTATCTCGAACAGATCGAGCAGTGGCTCTGCAAGCTGGTCGGGGCCAACAGGCATTCGAGTCTGCGTGAATCAAACACGTTCGAGTTAATGATTTTTGAGAGGTGGTGCGCTGCGTGTGCACTTGAATGGAAACTAGGCTTATGGGCTTGGAGGAAGCTAAAGAAATCAAGTCTGTATAGCGCTGCATATGCCACATCAACTCTCAAACTTGCATGGCAATTAGCCAGGATTCCTCTGGCACGAGCGCTTCAAAGTTCTGCACTCGGCAGATGCATAAAGCGCGTCGTCAGGTCGCTATAA
- a CDS encoding SDR family oxidoreductase, which yields MFILVLGGEGMLGHKMFQVLRKRYPDTSCSVLGRLDDPFYSKIDIYRHGYVYERVDATNIADLEKKLCEWRPAFIVNCIGIVKQRSEANAPIPSITLNSLLPHKLAQIAAQWNGRVIHFSTDCVFSGLHGSYTENDHSDAQDLYGKSKFLGELIDDNALTLRTSIIGRELSQFRSLLEWFLAQRGKCVHGYRKALYSGVTTNHLSELVADLIADYPTLSGLYQLTGRTISKYELLCLLRDAYDMDTQIVPDDEECCDRSMIGDKFRSATGYVAPPWSELISEMAGDPTPYEDWRNR from the coding sequence ATGTTTATACTGGTTCTCGGCGGAGAAGGAATGCTCGGGCACAAGATGTTTCAGGTCTTGCGGAAGCGATATCCGGATACGTCATGCAGTGTTTTGGGCCGCTTGGATGATCCATTTTACAGCAAAATAGACATATACCGGCACGGATATGTATACGAGCGTGTGGATGCCACAAACATTGCCGATCTTGAGAAGAAGTTATGTGAGTGGAGACCCGCATTTATTGTAAACTGCATCGGAATCGTAAAACAGAGATCGGAAGCAAATGCACCGATTCCAAGCATTACATTGAACTCACTTCTGCCTCACAAACTCGCTCAGATTGCCGCACAATGGAATGGAAGAGTCATACACTTCAGCACTGACTGTGTCTTCAGCGGTCTGCATGGCAGCTACACGGAGAATGACCATTCGGATGCTCAAGACCTCTATGGCAAATCAAAATTTCTCGGCGAACTGATTGATGATAACGCTCTCACGCTCCGCACATCGATTATCGGTCGAGAGCTTTCGCAGTTCAGGTCTCTTTTGGAATGGTTTCTGGCTCAACGCGGCAAGTGTGTGCACGGCTACAGAAAGGCATTATATTCAGGGGTGACGACTAATCATCTTTCGGAACTGGTCGCGGACTTGATTGCCGACTACCCGACACTCTCTGGCCTCTACCAGCTGACAGGCCGCACAATTAGCAAATATGAGTTGTTATGCCTGCTGCGCGATGCGTATGACATGGACACACAGATCGTTCCGGACGATGAAGAGTGCTGCGACCGGAGCATGATCGGCGATAAATTCAGATCGGCCACAGGCTATGTCGCTCCGCCGTGGTCGGAACTCATCAGTGAAATGGCAGGCGACCCGACTCCATATGAGGACTGGAGGAACCGATGA
- a CDS encoding alpha-1,2-fucosyltransferase: MIIVRLTGGLGNQLFQYAFGRRQAHVGGAELKLDISYYAANYMDGRQYRLNNFNVVEDIASVVETASLAGRQHHSLIGRLERALRSRLHMHKKSIVREHGCVFSPMALKKTDNVYLDGYWQSEKYFKDIEDILRSEFTVRNPQDQINRSISADIDQTESVSLHIRRGDYVSNAAFNKVHGVCAPDYYESAIERLMDEVKAPRFFVFSDDIEWCRDNLKLKYPITFIDHNGEDRDYEDLRLMSRCKHHIIANSSFSWWGAWLSSNSGKIVIAPAKWFNDPHKDSKDIVPDSWQRI, translated from the coding sequence ATGATAATAGTGCGCCTGACTGGAGGACTAGGCAATCAGTTGTTTCAATATGCGTTCGGACGCAGGCAGGCTCATGTGGGCGGAGCGGAGCTAAAGCTGGATATTTCGTATTACGCGGCAAATTATATGGACGGTCGGCAATACCGGCTCAACAATTTCAATGTTGTCGAGGATATCGCCTCCGTCGTTGAAACAGCATCGTTGGCAGGCAGACAACACCATAGCCTCATCGGGCGGTTGGAGCGTGCTCTTCGCAGCCGATTACATATGCACAAGAAGTCCATAGTGCGCGAGCATGGCTGCGTTTTCAGCCCCATGGCTCTGAAGAAAACAGATAATGTCTATCTTGACGGCTACTGGCAGAGCGAGAAATATTTCAAGGATATCGAGGACATTTTGCGCAGCGAGTTTACGGTGAGAAATCCTCAGGACCAGATCAACCGGTCCATATCGGCCGATATTGATCAGACGGAATCGGTCAGCCTGCATATACGGCGCGGAGATTATGTCTCCAACGCTGCGTTCAACAAGGTTCATGGAGTCTGTGCGCCGGATTATTACGAATCCGCCATTGAGCGGCTTATGGACGAGGTTAAAGCCCCGCGTTTCTTCGTGTTCTCGGATGATATCGAGTGGTGTCGAGACAATCTGAAGCTGAAATATCCTATCACCTTCATAGACCACAACGGCGAGGATAGAGACTATGAGGACCTCCGTCTTATGAGCCGATGTAAACACCATATCATTGCGAACAGCTCTTTTAGTTGGTGGGGGGCGTGGCTTTCATCCAATTCCGGCAAGATCGTGATCGCGCCGGCCAAGTGGTTCAATGATCCACACAAAGACTCCAAGGACATCGTGCCGGACTCATGGCAAAGGATATGA